Genomic segment of Roseofilum capinflatum BLCC-M114:
AACTCCTGGCTCATGGCACAATCTGAAACTCCCGCAATGCGGGGACAAAATTATGATTTTCGTGACTCGGACGACTGAGTTTAATTAAAGCAAAACGTTGCGCTGGAGTCAGCCTAGCCCATTGCTCCAGAGTCAAATCAACCCCCACACTCTCAGCCTTCTCCAGTACAGTTCTGGCGATCGCCGTTGCATCCATCCAAGGGGGATCTGGCTCAATATCGAGATCCTTGGGAAAGTTTCCTGTTTTGGCAAAAATCAACTCTCGCAACCCTTGCCGATAGGCCTGCTGCTCCTCCAGAGTCTCACAAGGTGCAGCCATCAGCCCCTCTCTTTCCTCTAGCGTCAATTGATACCAATGGGTTAACTTCAGCTTCACCCCACAACTATCGAGTTTCATCCGTACCTGCATGGGAATACAGCGCAGGTCTTGCACAAAATCGGTTTCAAACTTAAAAAACGATAGGTTGTTGCCCTGATTCTCACTCATGAAGGATCGGTTGTTAAGGGTTTCTATAAGAGTGTAGCAAACCTCTATAGCTAGTCTAAGTTGTGCAACAGACAATGCCCTCTCCCTAATCCCTCTCCCTAAATCCCTCTCCCTTGGGAGAGGGACTTCTGCTCCCCTTCTCCTGCGGGAGAAGGGGCTGGGGGATGAGGGGCAGCCATTACATAACTCATTTAGGTTTGCTATATAGTCATTTGAATTAGGAAACAGATATGATATAGGGGCGTTCACGTCGCAAAGCGATAGGGCTGGAAAGCCCCTACAAGTTTTGTAAAAATACCTTTGCGGCTCACAAGAGGACATTGAGCCATTCTATGACCAAAACTGCACTAATCACAGGAGTTACCGGACAAGATGGTTACTACTTGAGCCAATTATTATTAAAAAAAGGATATCATGTGGTGGGGTTAGTCCCTCCAGAGCGAACTCAGAATATCTCAAAATTGGGCGAGTTAGCCGAACAAATTGAAGTGTATCCGG
This window contains:
- a CDS encoding nitrate reductase associated protein gives rise to the protein MSENQGNNLSFFKFETDFVQDLRCIPMQVRMKLDSCGVKLKLTHWYQLTLEEREGLMAAPCETLEEQQAYRQGLRELIFAKTGNFPKDLDIEPDPPWMDATAIARTVLEKAESVGVDLTLEQWARLTPAQRFALIKLSRPSHENHNFVPALREFQIVP